A stretch of DNA from Pseudonocardia hierapolitana:
AGGCAAGTCGAGCCTCGGGCGGCTCGGCCTGCTCACCCACTCGACGGCCGGCTTCATCGACCCCGGCTTCACCGGGCACATCACCCTCGAGCTGTCGAACGTCGCGAACCTGCCGATCACCTTGTGGCCGGGGATGAAGATCGGGCAGCTCTGCCTGTTCCGGCTCTCCAACCCCGCCGAGCGGCCCTACGGCAGCCAGGGCGTCGGCTCCCGCTACCAGGGGCAGCGGGGCCCGACGCCGTCCCGGGCCTACCGGAACTTCCACCGGGCCGACACCCGGCGCTAGTGCTTCCCGCCGGAGGTTCGTCGGGGGTATCGGTGGCCGCCGAGACCCTTGGCGAACTTCCGGCGGGGAGCACTAGCTGCGGCTCGCGCGGTAGAAGGTGGTGCGGAGGCGGCCGCGCTCGCCGGTCCGCACGTCGGTGAGGCCGGCTTCGCGCATGCGGTCGGGGATGCCCTCGCCTGCGTTGTCCCGCAGGTACTCGCTGCGCGCCATCCGGTGGCGGAAGCCGCCCCCGTGGTGGCCGGCGATGTCGACCAGGTGAAGCTGCCCGCCCGGGCGCAGTACGCGACGGATCTCGGCGAGCGCGCGGTGCTTCTCCGCGTCGTCGAGGTGGTGGAACATGAACGCGGAGAGCACCCGGTCAACGCTCTCGTCCGGATAGGGCAGCTCGCCCGCCTTCCCCTGGTCGAAGCGCACGGGGCGGCCCGCGCGCTCGGCCTTGCGGCGGGCCCGGGCGAGGGCGAGCGGGTCTGGGTCGATGCCGACCAGTTCCGCGTCGGGATGCATGCGGTGCGCGCGGAGCGCGAGGTTGCCGGTGCCGCAGCCGATCTCGAGCACCCGGTGCCCGGGTTCGATGGCGGCCAGCTCGACGAGGCGCCGGTGCACGCGCGGTGCGCCCAGCAGCCAGGTGAACGGGTCGTAGAGCGGCAGCAGCCGGTCCCTGCCCATCGCGGGCAGGTAGTCGTGCTCGTGATGGCTGTGGGCCATGGCGGCGGTCCCTCTCGGATGTGACGATGTTCCGATGTCACACTCCAGGCTGGAGGGGTCGGAACCTGCTGCCAAGGGACGTTCGTCGGAGGTGCCAGGACTATCTTCGGT
This window harbors:
- a CDS encoding class I SAM-dependent methyltransferase, with protein sequence MAHSHHEHDYLPAMGRDRLLPLYDPFTWLLGAPRVHRRLVELAAIEPGHRVLEIGCGTGNLALRAHRMHPDAELVGIDPDPLALARARRKAERAGRPVRFDQGKAGELPYPDESVDRVLSAFMFHHLDDAEKHRALAEIRRVLRPGGQLHLVDIAGHHGGGFRHRMARSEYLRDNAGEGIPDRMREAGLTDVRTGERGRLRTTFYRASRS